In one Bactrocera tryoni isolate S06 chromosome 5, CSIRO_BtryS06_freeze2, whole genome shotgun sequence genomic region, the following are encoded:
- the LOC120778805 gene encoding uncharacterized protein LOC120778805 isoform X1, with the protein MRESFILTIFIVVVVLIIWFLYIWLNQTATNFNKNPTNRQINSITNGPINSFESANFNLSAETIIKSTNKYDEKPCSPCGIKVNGDMHNTSPILTPENQLEHLLPNSSGEIVVPHGQCVSLRCGDTFAKRFDGQTLKAQCAGGKNFLINNEIVNFSDINCTSMSTPTPMRTGLPCSGGTQWLHFGNKFNESLLPTMQVCFDEIRQTTSYVEHTITPGSVHYKQDVPRKNFTSGDFFGGRNIDPLYRRPKQMKALSRILGKDASIYVTAQNYLSRGHLVAKADLIFSGQQKSTFHYVNVVPQWQSFNAGNWSRIEDGVRQFAHDSDSTLLCWTGTWGVCTLPDVNNVQRELYLMNDEQNNNAVPVPRLFYRIVIDAESRKGITLVGVNNPYLTIEELTTGAYLIAEDVSDSIDWIAWDRQNIEKGYSYACSVPNFVAIVKDLPLVKLETTGILGLKELAI; encoded by the coding sequence atgcgAGAATCTTTCATATTGACGATATTTATAGTTGTAGTTGTACtgattatttggtttttatatatCTGGCTTAATCAGACTGCAACaaactttaacaaaaatccGACTAATAGACAAATTAACAGTATCACAAATGGACCGATAAATAGTTTTGAATCAGCAAACTTTAATTTATCAGCTGAAACGATAATCAAAAGTACAAATAAATATGACGAAAAGCCATGTTCACCTTGTGGAATCAAAGTCAATGGCGATATGCACAACACTTCGCCAATTCTTACGCCTGAAAATCAACTTGAGCACTTGCTACCCAATTCAAGTGGTGAAATTGTAGTGCCCCATGGCCAGTGCGTGAGTTTGCGCTGTGGTGATACATTCGCAAAACGGTTCGACGGACAAACTCTGAAGGCGCAGTGTGCTGGCggtaaaaattttcttataaacaaTGAAATCGTAAATTTCTCAGATATCAATTGCACTTCTATGTCAACGCCAACGCCAATGAGAACGGGACTTCCGTGCAGCGGAGGCACCCAATGGCTCCATTTCGGCAATAAATTCAATGAGTCATTACTACCGACAATGCAAGTgtgttttgatgaaattcgcCAAACCACTTCTTACGTTGAACACACCATTACTCCTGGAAGTGTTCACTACAAACAAGACGTGCCGCGTAAAAACTTCACTTCCGGCGATTTCTTTGGTGGTAGAAACATTGACCCTCTTTACAGACGGCCCAAACAAATGAAGGCACTCAGTCGTATACTTGGAAAGGATGCTTCGATTTACGTGACAGCCCAAAATTATCTGTCCCGTGGCCACTTGGTTGCCAAAGCTGACTTGATATTCAGTGGCCAACAAAAGTCTACTTTTCATTATGTGAATGTAGTGCCACAATGGCAGTCCTTCAATGCCGGTAACTGGTCGCGCATTGAGGATGGAGTCCGTCAGTTCGCTCATGACAGTGATAGTACCCTACTCTGCTGGACTGGTACCTGGGGTGTTTGCACTTTGCCAGATGTTAACAATGTGCAACGCGAGTTGTACCTAATGAACGATGAACAAAACAATAATGCCGTACCTGTGCCGAGACTATTTTACCGTATCGTTATCGATGCTGAGTCTCGTAAAGGTATCACGTTGGTTGGGGTGAATAACCCCTATCTGACAATTGAAGAACTGACAACTGGAGCATATCTGATTGCAGAGGATGTCTCCGACAGTATTGATTGGATTGCCTGGGACAGGCAAAATATCGAGAAGGGTTACAGTTATGCCTGTTCAGTACCAAACTTCGTAGCGATAGTGAAAGAT
- the LOC120777550 gene encoding uncharacterized protein LOC120777550, whose product MHNTSPILTPENQLEHLLPNSSGEIVVPHGQCVSLRCGDTFAKPFDGQTLKAQCAGDKNFLINNQMVNFSNINCTSMSTPTPMRTGLRCSGGTQWLHFGNKFNESLLPTMQVCFDEIRQTTSYVEHTITPASIHYKHDVPRKNFTSGDFFGGRNIDPLYRRPKQIKALSRILGKDSSIYVTAQNYLSRGHLVAKADLIFSGQQKSTFHYVNVVPQWQSFNAGNWSRIEDGVRQFAHDSDSTLLCWTGTWGVCTLPDINNVQRELYLMNDEQNNNAVPVPRLFYRIVIDAESRKGITFVGVNNPYLTIEELTTGGYLIAEDVSDSIDWIAWDRQNIEKGYCYACSVPNFVAIVKDLPLVKLETTGILGLKELAI is encoded by the coding sequence ATGCACAACACTTCGCCAATTCTTACGCCTGAAAATCAACTTGAGCACTTGCTACCCAATTCAAGTGGTGAAATTGTAGTGCCCCATGGCCAGTGCGTGAGTTTGCGCTGTGGTGATACATTCGCAAAACCGTTCGACGGACAAACTCTGAAGGCACAATGTGCCGGcgataaaaattttcttataaacaaTCAAATGGTCAATTTCTCAAATATCAATTGCACTTCCATGTCAACGCCAACGCCAATGAGAACGGGACTTCGCTGCAGCGGAGGCACCCAATGGCTCCATTTCGGCAATAAATTCAATGAGTCATTACTACCGACAATGCAAGTGTGTTTTGACGAAATTCGCCAAACCACTTCTTACGTTGAACACACCATTACTCCTGCAAGTATTCACTACAAACATGACGTGCCGCGTAAAAACTTCACTTCCGGCGATTTCTTTGGGGGTAGAAACATTGACCCTCTTTACAGACGGCCCAAACAAATTAAGGCACTCAGTCGTATACTTGGAAAGGATTCTTCGATTTACGTGACAGCCCAAAATTATCTGTCCCGTGGCCACTTGGTTGCCAAAGCTGACTTGATATTCAGTGGCCAACAAAAGTCTACTTTTCATTATGTGAATGTAGTGCCACAATGGCAGTCCTTCAATGCCGGTAACTGGTCGCGCATTGAGGATGGAGTCCGTCAGTTCGCTCATGACAGTGATAGTACCCTACTCTGCTGGACTGGTACCTGGGGTGTTTGCACTTTGCCAGATATTAACAATGTACAACGCGAGTTATACCTAATGAACGATGAACAAAACAATAATGCCGTACCTGTGCCGAGACTGTTTTACCGTATCGTTATCGATGCTGAGTCTCGTAAAGGTATCACGTTCGTTGGGGTGAATAACCCCTATCTGACAATTGAAGAACTGACAACTGGAGGATATCTGATTGCAGAGGATGTCTCCGACAGTATTGATTGGATTGCTTGGGACAGGCAAAATATCGAGAAGGGTTACTGTTATGCCTGTTCAGTACCAAACTTCGTAGCGATAGTGAAAGATTTGCCGTTGGTTAAGTTGGAGACGACCGGAATTTTGGGATTGAAGGAATTGGCCATCTAG
- the LOC120778805 gene encoding uncharacterized protein LOC120778805 isoform X2: MRESFILTIFIVVVVLIIWFLYIWLNQTATNFNKNPTNRQINSITNGPINSFESANFNLSAETIIKSTNKYDEKPCSPCGIKVNGDMHNTSPILTPENQLEHLLPNSSGEIVVPHGQCVSLRCGDTFAKRFDGQTLKAQCAGGKNFLINNEIVNFSDINCTSMSTPTPMRTGLPCSGGTQWLHFGNKFNESLLPTMQVCFDEIRQTTSYVEHTITPGSVHYKQDVPRKNFTSGDFFGGRNIDPLYRRPKQMKALSRILGKDASIYVTAQNYLSRGHLVAKADLIFSGQQKSTFHYVNVVPQWQSFNAGNWSRIEDGVRQFAHDSDSTLLCWTGTWGVCTLPDVNNVQRELYLMNDEQNNNAVPVPRLFYRIVIDAESRKGITLVGVNNPYLTIEELTTGAYLIAEDVSDSIDWIAWDRQNIEKGYSYACSVPNFVAIVKDLPLVKLETTGILGLKELAI; the protein is encoded by the coding sequence atgcgAGAATCTTTCATATTGACGATATTTATAGTTGTAGTTGTACtgattatttggtttttatatatCTGGCTTAATCAGACTGCAACaaactttaacaaaaatccGACTAATAGACAAATTAACAGTATCACAAATGGACCGATAAATAGTTTTGAATCAGCAAACTTTAATTTATCAGCTGAAACGATAATCAAAAGTACAAATAAATATGACGAAAAGCCATGTTCACCTTGTGGAATCAAAGTCAATGGCGATATGCACAACACTTCGCCAATTCTTACGCCTGAAAATCAACTTGAGCACTTGCTACCCAATTCAAGTGGTGAAATTGTAGTGCCCCATGGCCAGTGCGTGAGTTTGCGCTGTGGTGATACATTCGCAAAACGGTTCGACGGACAAACTCTGAAGGCGCAGTGTGCTGGCggtaaaaattttcttataaacaaTGAAATCGTAAATTTCTCAGATATCAATTGCACTTCTATGTCAACGCCAACGCCAATGAGAACGGGACTTCCGTGCAGCGGAGGCACCCAATGGCTCCATTTCGGCAATAAATTCAATGAGTCATTACTACCGACAATGCAAGTgtgttttgatgaaattcgcCAAACCACTTCTTACGTTGAACACACCATTACTCCTGGAAGTGTTCACTACAAACAAGACGTGCCGCGTAAAAACTTCACTTCCGGCGATTTCTTTGGTGGTAGAAACATTGACCCTCTTTACAGACGGCCCAAACAAATGAAGGCACTCAGTCGTATACTTGGAAAGGATGCTTCGATTTACGTGACAGCCCAAAATTATCTGTCCCGTGGCCACTTGGTTGCCAAAGCTGACTTGATATTCAGTGGCCAACAAAAGTCTACTTTTCATTATGTGAATGTAGTGCCACAATGGCAGTCCTTCAATGCCGGTAACTGGTCGCGCATTGAGGATGGAGTCCGTCAGTTCGCTCATGACAGTGATAGTACCCTACTCTGCTGGACTGGTACCTGGGGTGTTTGCACTTTGCCAGATGTTAACAATGTGCAACGCGAGTTGTACCTAATGAACGATGAACAAAACAATAATGCCGTACCTGTGCCGAGACTATTTTACCGTATCGTTATCGATGCTGAGTCTCGTAAAGGTATCACGTTGGTTGGGGTGAATAACCCCTATCTGACAATTGAAGAACTGACAACTGGAGCATATCTGATTGCAGAGGATGTCTCCGACAGTATTGATTGGATTGCCTGGGACAGGCAAAATATCGAGAAGGGTTACAGTTATGCCTGTTCAGTACCAAACTTCGTAGCGATAGTGAAAGATTTGCCGCTG